In Equus przewalskii isolate Varuska chromosome 14, EquPr2, whole genome shotgun sequence, the sequence tgaacAAGAAGTACAAAAGCTTCTGGATATACAAACTCCAGGATGGGGGAGAGGCTGGTTTTGGCTGCTTTGCGGCTTTCACTGAAAGCAAATGAGGCAGAAaggccccggccccacccccaccccaggtcctGGCTCAAACTGCAACCTGCTCCTCAACCCACGTCTTGGCTCATACCACGTGTGCTCCTCTGCCCCCGACCCTGGGCTGGCCCGTGAGTGCCCTCCTTCCGGTGGCCAGAGCCGGCCTCCCCAGGTATGGGATCGCCCACATCCCGGAAGAGCATCCCCATCAGGTCTCCTGTCTGGAGCTTGGCTGAGAGAACACTTGTGACGGATTGTCCCCACGCAGCCCCCGCCAGGCTGTGGCAcgtgcagcagcagcagcagcagcagcagcagcagcaggggcttTGGCTACATTCTCACACTACAAACACAGTGATGGGGCTCCCACAGAACCGTCCCAGTGAGGGGCAGAGCCCTCAATGGGGAGACCAGCCTGAGTCTTGCTGGCAGCCCAGAGGGTTGGAGAGGCAGTCAGCCCCCATGATTCTTGGCCCTGGAGCCAGCAGTCCCATACCTAGACTGGTAAACTCACATTTTAACGTTTGGCATTATTGCACGTTGTCCTGGTCACCTTGTTCTGTCTCGGGTGTCAGCCTTGTCTGCAGGGGCTCCTAGGTGACATGCAGTGCCGCTAGTGCAAGTCACTCCCTCCACAGGCAAGCCCAGCTGGCGGGGATGGTCAGCTGGTCAGCGGATCCCTCAGACGGGTCAGCCAGAGGCCTTCACATATGTGGTCTTGCTGGGATCAGGGACCACTTGGCTCCATCCCGTCTTGAAAAAGACCAGCTGCCGACCTGGGGGCAGAGGTGAGAGGTAATAGGACTGGATGTTTCTCTCCCTGGAGGCAGGGCCACTCTCCCTAATGCCACTGCCTTGAGGACATATATACTTGTACTTGAGGACATATATACTTGATGAGGTGTCCCTCATCACCTCAGCCTTCTTGTCGTAACATCTCTGGCTTCTGATGGGGGACCGCTACCTGTCAATCTCTTCCAGGGAAGTCCAGTCTCCTCCCTCAGGATGTTCTTCCCCACTGGCTCACCTGTCCAGGTGGTCTGGTTGGTGACCACAAAGGCCCGGCACTGGGCATGGCTCTCACAGATGTGCACGGCCTCAGCCAGGTTGAACACTGAAAGGAGGCAGCTTCCATGGTGGTAGGATGGCCAGCAGCGGTAGTCTTCCTGGGGGATGGTTCTCTCTGGGAGGCTCTGGTACTCTGTGGGTTGGAGATAGAGTTCAAATGAGAACTCTGTGTGCCCAGGGGTGAGAGCTGGGGCCGCTTTCTGAGAAGGGCTATAAGATTCATTTCCTAGGTGAATGCTGAAATCCAGCCCAGTGCCCCTAGTATGGCGATGAGGCCAGCTACCACTGTGAAACTGGGCTGGCCACTCAGTAAGGGCAAAGCTCAGATTTAGTTTTTGGGAGACACACATCTCTCAAATCTAAGGGCACACAGCTGGTTCAGTCAGCACATGATGGCAGGCACATGCATGGGATAAATGCACACACAGAGCCACTGGCTGTCCCGGCTGGCTGCTGAGGTCAGGACATTTTAGACACTGAAAGCtgggcttctcaaacttcagtgtgcatgGGACTTTCCAGGAAATCTTGTGaacatgcagattctgatttagaaggtctgggatggggcctgggaaTCGGCATGTCTGGTTCTGCTGGTCTGCAGAGCATACTTTGAGTAGCGAGAGTTTAGAGCACCCCTGGGTCCCACTTCCTCCTGGCCTTGGGGAGAGAGGTGAGGCAAGCTCCTCCAATAGGGAGGCAGTCAGGGATTTTTGAAGTTAAGAGACATGCAAAtgaatgtaaaacacaaaaattacCATTTGGGAATCCACAACTTGTGTGTTtggagaggaggccagaggaagaaTCTGAGATCTCCCCATTACACAGAAGGAGCCCCCAGAGGCTCTGAAACCTCCTCAGTCAGGAAGCTGCTCCACGGCAGGCCTCCTGTTCACCCAGGCCTCCTGTTCACCCGGgtctttcctgcttcctggggAGCCCCAGCTCTGGACTGATAATGCAGAAGCCCCGGGCCTCTGGTCACCccgccctcctgcctccttctacCAGGGACTAGACCAAAGTCCAGGGCTGGCTGTGATTTATAGCCCCATAAACGGCGTCCTCGGGGACAGAGCCAGCCATTGTTCACCTCgttaaactttatttacaggGCTAACGAGGGCTCCCCCACCCCTAAGACCGGCCAGAGCTCCCTGAATACGGAGGCTGCCCACCCCTCGCCCCCCTGCCAACCACTCTAAACCCCAGGGCCTCAGTGGAGGGACCACGGCCCATAAGCAGTGGCTAGAATTCGCCCCCTGCTCTGGGGCTTCTTGCCTGGCTTCAGTGTGGAGCCCCCTCCACCTCTAGCTGCCCTCCTGGCCCCAGAAGtgtagaggaaggaaagagaagcaaacaGATACTGTGCCTCAGCAGTGTAACAGGAACTGGGTTCACTGCTTTCACACACTTCACCTGGCATTTAAGCCCCATCAGAATTTTGTGAGGCAGGTAATATTGAAcccaattcacagatgaggaaagtgaggcttatGGTGTAAGgaaacttgctcaaagtcacacagtcaaTACATGGAAGGGTTTGGAGCCACCCAGAGAAGGGGTATCAGTGCCCACCCTCCAGTTCAAGGCAGAATTATAGTTGTTCCAGCTCAGCTGGAGATGAGACCTCCAAGTGAAGGCTAAACAGCCAGTGGCCTCTGCACCACTCCAAGCGAGCTTTAGAAGAAGGATGCGCCACTGAGCCCAATTAGGGTGATCACTCACCCTCCCACCCACGCCCCACCTCCCTAGGCCCTGGATCCCCACGGGGGCCACTCACCAGCTCTGCTGCCTGCTGTGGAGTTCTGCAGATACTGCCCGCTCCGGTACAGGTGCAGCACCTTCTCCAGCTGGGCCAGGGTCTCGTCCACACCCCAGGTGAGCTCTCCTGCAGAGTGCGGTGTGGCTATGAGAGGGGATGTGGTGCTCCCCGAGGTAGGGAGCCAGCTGCCCTTCCGTCTCTGCCCCTGGAGCCTGGGCTGAGACGACCAGCGGACTGGGAAGGAAGGCTGCTACAGAATGCCACTTTGGGTAACGATGGTTTCTGGACCAAGTGCTGTCCTGGCTCACTCTTGTCCCCATGCCTGCTAGGGGAGGGGCGGGGTGCTGGCAAGCAGATGGGCCCTGGAAGCCTCACCTGTGGCGTTGACGACGCTGTCCAGCAGAGGCCGTAGTGAGGGTGGTGCACTGTGGGGCAGGAGGTATGTGAAGAAAAACCTGGGGCAGAGAGAAACCATGCGTTCGGCGGTCTAGCCTTTGGACCCTTCCTCTACCCCAACTTGGGACAGAACCCCAATCTGGCCAGGGAGCCATGCCCCCAGAGTGTAGCATGGAGTCTACCCAGACTCACGGTAGGGGTCCAGGCACATGCGAAGGCCACAGCTAACTTCATAGCAAACTAAAATCGGAGGTCTGTTTTCCCCATCgcgccctcccctccccggagGGCTCCTCACCCCTTAGCCCCACATTATCCCCCTGGCTGACGAGTGTCAGAGCAGCCCCATGCCTGGGGCCTAGTGAGGAGCTTCTAGAGGTGGAGGGTCAGGGGAGGAAGGGGTAGGGCCGGTCCTACCGGCCCCAAGCTCTGAGTCTGACACTATTTTAAGAAGCCTCCAGCTGCCACCCCCCAACCGAGATTCTCCTTGGAGCTGACTATTTTTAGCCTCGTCGTCAGGAGCCTTGAATGTTCCCTTCTTAACTGGGTGAAATCCTTGCCCTGTCCCTGCCACTCCACTGGTCAAGGCTGAGTCTCCCTGCCCTGGTGGACCTCCTGGACCCCATGTTGGCTGTGTCCCTGCCATGCCTCCTGGGTCCACTCTCCCTCACTGGCCTCCCTGAGTGGCGGATGGCGGTCACCTGTAGGCATTGTAGAGGTTGCGCTTCTCATTCATGCCCTCGCACCAGCCCTGGGCTGAGCAGGGCAGGGTGAAGTTCCTGGCTGGAAACTCGAGTATGCAGTCGGCGCTGCTCGCACACGGTGTCTCCTCCACACGTGCGTCATCCAGATCCGTCACCTTCAGCTCCCCATCCACCAGCACAAACTGTCGGGGGCGGAAGTCCAGCAGAGTGACCGAGCCCAGCGGGGAGTGTGCCAGGTGGTGGAGCAGGCGGCCCAGGCTCAGGCAGATCTGAGGGGCAGACACAAGGCTGTTCACTGCCTCTCTCCTGAGAGGAGACCCGGGGGTCTCCAGGGCTGCCTCCTTTGGGGCTGTGGACTGAGCTCGGGGGGTGGCATTTCTCGTAAAGGCCCCAGTGCTCACTAAGTGCTGAGGCCAGGGGCCTATAGAGCAAGCCAGTGATTTTTTATTAACCCTTGGCTGGCCTGACCCTGAAAGTAACACAGAGTAAGTGGGAGATGGGCAGCAGGGAAGTCTGGGGATGACGAATCTCCTCCCTGAAGTTGCATCTTGAGTGGGGTTTTAGTGCAGGGTATGGAAATAGAGCGAGGGGCAAGACGACCGTAAGGCCTTTTCTAGTCCTAGGACACTGGCCTTCCTGTGGCCAGGCTGAGAGTGAGTACGTGAGCGTGTGTGTATGTCTGGGGAGCAGGAGCTCAAAAACCTAAGGATTCACTGTGTCCTGCTTCTTTCTTTAACCCTTTGGCTGATGGCTGAGTCAGCGCTGCTCTGTCcgtgtccctccctctctctcgaAGCTGCTCTGGAGGGCTGGCCTTCTAAGGGAGAACCATCCCAGCAAGAAGCCCGCCCTGGCCCTCCTCCCTGCTCACTCGGAATCGATCCTCCCAGGAAGTCTGCAGCAGCTGGATCATTTCCACAGGGGCGCCCAGCTCCGTGATGGTCGTCAGGGTGTCTGGGATGTCCTCGCTGTCCTGGTAGCAGTAGCCATAGAGCTGGGGAaggcccgggggggggggggtcactaGGTCatatggtgggggtggggtcggAGAAGGGCTGGGCTGTgactccccctccctctgctcggCCAGCCCTAGGCCTTTGCTTCAGCTCAGGCCAGAAAAGAATAGCCACGCTGCCCGGGAAGCCTGCCCTCTGTCTCTGCAGCCAGAGTTCCTATTCACTACATCAGCCCCTTATGGCTTGCCATTCAGGTAAATGGGCAGATCGGGCTACCATGTGCtaaccacgtgccaggcactgtgttgaaTGCTTTACATGCATAACTCAATTCTTATAATAACCTTAAAGGGGTATAGAGGGTAAAAGTATCTCTAaattacaggtgaggaaaccagctcagagaggttaagttacttgcacaagttcacacagctaatgCATACATGAGCTAGGATTCAAATTTATGTCCCTCTGATTCCACAGCCTGGTTCTTTCCAAGAATACTGTTTGCTAACTGACAAACCAGCAAATGGTTATTATACCTCTTCTCTGCTCCAATCCTTGTCTATTCCTCATCATTTCCACTTTCAGGCAGCTCAGTTTTTTTCTACTCAGGTCTTGTGAGAGGAAAAGCAAGCTCCCTCAGAATTGGTTAACAAGCATTGATAAGAACAGAGTATTTAAAGGGCACATCCTTGGGTGTTCTTTGCATACGTTGGTGGGTGGGGAGTCACAGGCATCAGTGGTGGTGGTAGTCAGGAATGGTTCTGGGGAAGATGAGTTCTTTGGGGGCAGGGTCACAAGGGGCTGCCCACTCCGTATGATGAGGGGACGGGCCGGGTACAGCTCAGCTGGTCGGGGGCTTCTGGGAAGCACAGGCTGATTTTGTCACTAACACCTAAACCAGCATCCACAGAGAGCCTtgcttctcccagcctctcccaccaCACTGCACATCAGCTAGGGGTCAGACAGTGCTCAAAACAACCAGCACCCTGTGGGGTAGGAACACAAAGGCCGAGTTGTCCAGGCTGGggtagggagaggggagagctgcatggtggggggcgggagggggcaaGCCCACAGGCTAGATGTCTCTGCATACTGTCACCCTTCATGCCATCGTTCACACCCTTCCCAGCTCCACTGTAGGCCCTCACATGCCCCCTTCCATCCCACGGGAGCCCTTTCGGCTCCCCCTCTCTGGAGCCAGCCACCCGCTAGGCCTGCTGGCACAAGGGAAGGCACGACTCAGTGTCCCTGTCAGATCACTAGGGCTGCGACTTGGGGGATAGGGGGGCAGTCCCAGGCgccctcttcttccatctctcttcatctctctccacTTCTCCAGCCCCCCCATCAGCCCAGGGAGGCCCCAGATCCAGGTTGGGGGGCGGATAAGGGGAGCAGCCCCGGGGCCTGGTTCTCATTTTCTTGCCCAGAGTCTGAGCCCTTGTGGGAAACTTCTGAAGGTTATTAAACACCCGGAGGTCGTTAAACGCACTGTTAACGAGGTATTAATCAACACccctcaggaaaaaataaaaagacacaccATTAACCCCCCCAGGAAGTGTGAGGTTGAGCATTTCAGTCGCATCTTTTGTTCCTTTGGGAGAAGAAATATACTCTAGGAGGGCCAGAATCTGGGCCCAAGCAGGTCGGGGGGGCCCCATGTGAGGCCTAAAGTCTTGGTGGACGAAAGAcattgggggggtgggggagggaagacaaGACACTTGTGCCCTTTGACCCTGGGCTATAGAGGCATCTATCCTGAGagggagtttgtgtgtgtgtgtcgggggtgAGTTAGTAGGGGTCACAGAAGATGGATAGAGAGATCTCACCCAGGCAATCCCGAGACCCGAGCAAGCACCAGGAGGTGCCCAGTGGGACATGCTGTGCTGAGCATCTTCTATTAGAGGCCACAGCACCAACTGTGGGGCTCCCAGAGAGCAGGAGGGggcctttggcagcctgggggagCAGGAACTCTAAGAAACACTTTCTGACTCCTCCCCAGTTCAGCAAACAGTCAAAcggttttgaaattttaaatgctgACGAGGTATTAAAACAACATTATTTCTAGTTCCCCCGCATACCCGAACTGGAGCCTCCTGAGCAAGAAGACCCCACGGCAGGCTTCCCTGGCAGCAGAGGGGGCACCGCTGAAGAAGTGAAGAAGTCAgagggagcctggcctggggctcccaggggttgGGGAATAAATGTGGGACGCCCATCCCCCAGAACAGTCCCTAAACTCACACTAAGGGACCCCTGCCTCCCCCTAATGATAATTTGTTACCTTTGCCAGACAGAAAGGACCTGGGACCCTCCCCACCTTATAACACTTGTGCCCTAGGGCAATTAACTTCAGTCTCTGTCCCTGTAAGAGTCACATGCCCAACCCCAGACAGACCCAGTCTTGGTCTAGTGAGGGAATGCGCAAAAACCATTcagttgcaatttttttctttggcatCTTCAGCATTGGGCCGGGGCCCTGACATTAAAGTGGAGGACCATTCTGTGATAGGTGTGGGGCGGTTAGCTGGATGCTTGTCAGGCAGTTTGGGTGGGGtaagtgacagagagagaagttCCTTAAGAGACAGGAAAGCACAGCAAGCCTCAAACCTGTCctaaggggggtgggggggtctcGAGTCATCTAACCAACACTTAATGTCCTGGTAAGTCACTCAAGATCTTCTCCACCGCCTCAGAATCTGGCTGACACCTCAGGGTTTCCAAAAAGTTCCCAAGAGCCCCTGGGAAGCGAAGAGAACAAGATCCTCCCAGTTCGAATGGCCACGTAACCAGCAGCTCACTTCCCGAAGCTCCAGACACAGTGGCAGTGCAACCAGGAGCAACCACTCACAACCGTTGGCTCTGCCCGACCTCCTGCAACCCGTTCAGGGCCTGGGACCCGGTCACAGGTGTCTGACCAGGGTTGGGGTAGCCTGGGGAAACCGGGAGCCAGCAGGAGTAGAAAGAGCTCTCTGGCCCATATCTCTGATTCTGCAGTGCCCATCCAGGCGGGGGGGCTCTCCCACTCCTGAGGAAAGGACGGAAGGACCCCTGCATTTCTGGTCAGTTCTGCTGGGTGCAGAAAGGTTAATCTGAGTGGGCTCGGAGGGCGAAGGTGTGGGCAAGCTTCCTGCGCTGGGGAGTCTGCACACACCCTATGCTCCCCGGGGCCAAGAGTGGGCAGGGATTCCCCTCTCAGTCTGCTCAGACATGTGCAAAGGGAATGGTCTGTCTAATCCTAGGGCCAACTCAAGGACGGagagctggggcagaggaggaagtgggtgTGTTAGGGCAGTGCTGGGACTGCAAGAGGCCCTTCTCCTAGTCTAGCCTGGAGGGGACAAGGTGGGGTCTCATcttccccctctgcccccagtGAACAGGAAAGACAGAGTCCCATTTAGTAGGAACCTGGGCATCTGGCCTTCTCAATCGTCCAGCTTCTTGGCCACATTTGCGCAGATAATGTGACATTCCGACCCCCAGGCCCTCAGCCTGTCCCCTGAGCACCGAGCTAAGACCCTGGGGCTTCCCCAGTGGTTCAGGGCCTACTTTAAGGCTTGGAGAACCCCGGGGTCACTTCTGGGAAGGGCTGTGCATTTTCTGGATGACTACCCCAACCCCGCCTGTTCTTCCAGTGGCTTCTGGGGTAAGCGGTGGGGATATTCTCTGAGAATCAAGCCTGACACAGTCTCCTGCTAGCCCTTCCCAACCCCATTGCTGTCCCaccccatcttcaaagccaggcaAGGAACTGTGTGGAAACTGAGAGAAGTGGGATTCAGATTCCTTCAAGAAAGGGGACCCTATCACTACAGTCGGGATCCTGACTCAAAGATGACCTCTGTTCGGTGTCTTGCCTTGGGGTCATTTCCCTGGTGCTCAACACCCTAGCTTCAGGCAGAAGAAGGGTCCTAAATCCTAACGGACCCCCATCCTcacccctctctgccctctgtcttcAAGGGATATGGTGTGGAAGTTGAGAAACCCAGGAGTCCCTCTGTAAAGGGACGCCCACCAGGGAGTGAGAGGGAGGGCGGTGTAGTGGGAAGCGGCCATGGTCCGGGTTCTGCCTTTGGGCACCAGTCGCTGGGGGTCCGTTTCATATCTACAAGACCAAGGGTTCTCTTCCAGCCAGAGTGACGGGGCCTGGGCACGTCCAGCCAGTACCCTCGCCCCGCGCCCCCACCCTCGTACCTGCAGCACGTTGGGGTGCCGCAGCCGCTCCAGCAGCACCATCTCCTTGAGCAGCTTGTGGGCCGCCAGCCGATAGCAGCCCCTCCGTGCCCCGAACTCGCGCACGCAGCTGCCCAGATCGTGGCCGCTGAAGTCCACTGCCTTGAGCGCCACCGCGGCGCCGCCGGGCAGGCGGACCCGGTACACGGCCTTGGTGTAGCCGGAGCCCACGTACTGTGCGCCGGTCACGTTGCGGAGCGCGGCGCAGCCCAGGCGCGGGCCCAGGCCGGGGGAGCCCGGGCCGGGAGCCGGGGGCCAGCCCGGAGCGCCGTCGGGCAGGGGCCGGGCCCGCGGGGGCCGGGGACGCTGCAGGCCCGGCCCTCCAGGAGCTAGGTCCATCAGGCGCCGCCGCTCCGGCCGGCCGGCCCCGGGCGCGGGGCCCCCGCGGGAATAGCGCTGCACCTCCTCGTAGCGCGCTCGGATCTGCCGGGCCAGCTCCCCGCGGTCCCCGCGACGGCCCGGGCCCGGGGCTGGCGAGGGCCCGGGGGACTGGCCTGGCCGCGGAGGCTCCGAGCCCGGTGCGAAGAGCACGTTGAGGACCGAGCCCAGTAGGAAGGAGGCGCAGAAACCCGCGGCCACCGCCGCCCGCCGGCGCCGCATCGCTCCCCTCCCCCCGGCCGGCCGGCCCCGCGCGGctccccggccccggcccccggAGGCTCAGGCTCCGAGGCGGCTCCGCTCTGCGCCCCGCCGGCCCCCTGCCCAGCCCGCGCGCATGGCCCCGGCGGCCCCGACCCCGGCCCCTCGCGGGCGGCACATCGGGCTGACActtgcctccctcctgccctgcccccgccGCTTATAAGGCCTGgagccgcccccgcccccgcccccttcGCCTCCGCCTCCCAGCTCCGGGCCCGAGCCCGGCCTCGGCACCGCCCCCTCCGGCCGCCCGGCCCGGCCTTCCCCGCTGACTGACAGCCGGCCCTCCTCCCGCGGCCAGCCGGGCCTGGGAAGCGGCGCGGAGGCGGCTCCGGCCCTGGCCAGCGCGCGGCCCCCAGAACGCGGGccggggagagggggagggggcggcggcggccccgcGACGCGCGGGGGCTCCGGGCCCAGCGCGAGGGCGGATAACGGGGCCCGGGCTGCTGGATAACGGGATCAGGAGGCGGATTACGGAGCCAGCCGGGCGGGGTGGGGCGAAGATACAGGGGCGAGGCCGGCGGGTAACGGGCTCCGGAGGAGACGAACAGCTGGGCCGGGGGTGATGGGGATCCGTGCGATCCCAGAACGCCCTCCCTGGGAGCCGGGGCCTCGGGGCGGGCTGGGCGCTGGGAAGGCGCCGGAGTCCCACGTTCCgcgggtggggctgggggtggcggCTCCTCGCCCAGTCCGGGCTTCGGGGCGGGAGGGGGAGGCGGACTCAGAGGCGGGCACCTGCGAGCGCGCATGGGACGGGAACCCTGGGATCAGAGAAATAATCGTGCGGTTTTCGGAGATGCCCTGTTCAACCTTCTCCACCAAGTCTTTCTGATTTCTAATCAGCCTCAGATCTACAGCCTCAGATCTAacgcctcccccagccctccacccccGGGATCCCCGCAGTCAGACGCAGTCAGCAGCGGATCACGAACCATATGCATGCTAGTAGTCTGTGCAAAGAGTGCTTTTGTACCCACGGACGTGCGTGGTGCAGACTGTCTGTGTAGTGTGTGCATTGGTGTGTCTGAAGGGGCCACTGTGTCCGAGGAAGGAAATGTATATCGTGCGTGTAAGTTGGTGCAGACTCTACCAGCACTtctggcccctcctcctccctccctgattGCATCATTAGTGCTAATTGAGGGGCTTTCACACGCCAGTGCATTAGCTGTTTGGAGTGAGCTCCCCCCTCCTGGGAGAGATAAGccgctgcccctccccctcccagcactCCACTTCCCCACCGCCCTGGAACTGTCCACCCAGATCCTCTCCCCTTGCTGGGCacctttctgcctccctctgttCCTGGATTTGTTAATCTCTTTCCTCCCCGCTGTGTCAGAGATTGGCTGGAGAGGAatcagggaggaagggg encodes:
- the PKDCC gene encoding extracellular tyrosine-protein kinase PKDCC, with amino-acid sequence MRRRRAAVAAGFCASFLLGSVLNVLFAPGSEPPRPGQSPGPSPAPGPGRRGDRGELARQIRARYEEVQRYSRGGPAPGAGRPERRRLMDLAPGGPGLQRPRPPRARPLPDGAPGWPPAPGPGSPGLGPRLGCAALRNVTGAQYVGSGYTKAVYRVRLPGGAAVALKAVDFSGHDLGSCVREFGARRGCYRLAAHKLLKEMVLLERLRHPNVLQLYGYCYQDSEDIPDTLTTITELGAPVEMIQLLQTSWEDRFRICLSLGRLLHHLAHSPLGSVTLLDFRPRQFVLVDGELKVTDLDDARVEETPCASSADCILEFPARNFTLPCSAQGWCEGMNEKRNLYNAYRFFFTYLLPHSAPPSLRPLLDSVVNATGELTWGVDETLAQLEKVLHLYRSGQYLQNSTAGSRAEYQSLPERTIPQEDYRCWPSYHHGSCLLSVFNLAEAVHICESHAQCRAFVVTNQTTWTGRQLVFFKTGWSQVVPDPSKTTYVKASG